The DNA segment TCACAAGGATTACCACATAAAAAAAAGCAATTTCTTCAGAGTGTTAACACAGCTAAAAGTTTAGAGCAAGAAATTACAGAATATATAGACACAAAGCCCGATAGATTAGCCGCAACAAGTTCTAATTTACAAGTCTTATTACAGGATTATGGCATTAGTTTAAAACTATACGTTGACGAAATAGAGGCTGTTTTACAAGAAATCTATCTTCAGCAAGCACAGCCAGAACAGACTGCAATTGTACGAGAGCAGTTACTAAAAATCATGCGTGGTGAAACAGCCATGCAGCTAGAGCAACTTTCCCAAAGATTAACTAATATCCTGAAAATTGCTGAAAAACAAGAAAAAGCCAGGCAACAAGATGTAGAACAAGCTAAAAAGGTTGAGAGATTTATCGTGATGATGAGTATGCTGGTATCAGTGGCGATCGCGGCTATTGTAGCTTGGCGAACCAGCCGCGCGATCGCAGAACCAGTGATCATTGTAACTCAAGTAGCTGAACAAGTAGCAAGAAAATCTAATTTTGATTTACGCGCTCCTGTTACCACTGAAGATGAAATTGGCTTATTAGCTAAATCGCTAAATCGATTGATTGAACGTGTCTCTGAACGAACAAAAGAACTAGAACAAGCTAAGGAATTAGCCGAAGCTGCGAGTAAAGCCAAAAGTGTATTTTTAGCCAACGTCAGCCACGAATTACGCACGCCATTAAATGCTGTGATTGGCTTGAGTCAATTACTGCAAGATGATGCTACCGATTTAGAGTTATCGGGAGATTTCATTACTGACTTAGAAACAATCAACTCTGCTGGTAGACATCTGCTGGAACTGATTAATGACATTCTCGATTTGTCAAAAATTGAAGCGGGAAAAATGACTCTTTACCCAGAGACATTTGAGATTGCGACGCTGATCAATAATGTGGTTCTAACAGTCAAATCTGCTATGGACAAAAATAATAATATCCTAGAAGTGTATTGTGATCAGCAACTCGGCACAATGTACGCAGATCAAACTCGGATGCGGCAAGTGTTATTGAACTTACTCAGCAATGCTGCCAAGTTTACCACTAATGGCAAAGTAATTTTAACAGTCAAGAACGAAAAGACAAATTTATTACCAGAGAGTCCTTTGGGTGTAATTACTTTCAGCGTGGCTGACACGGGTATTGGGATGTCTCATAGTCAACAGCAACAATTGTTTAAACCTTTTACACAAGGGGATACATCAACCACAAAAAGGTATGGTGGAACTGGATTGGGTTTAGCAATTAGCCGCCATTTTTGCCGAATGATGGGTGGTGAAGTTTTGGTTAAAAGTCAGCCTGGGGTGGGATCTATTTTCACTGTTCATCTACCACTGACTATGCAAGATTAATGGCGCATGGGTTCAGAGGTGATGAATCCTGTCTTTACAGCTGGCTTAAAATGTGGCAGAAAATTGTAGGTTGGGTTGAAGTAACCAAACCCAAGATCATTGACAGCGTTGGGTTGCGCTGCGCTTAACCCAACCTACGTTTAAGGGACTATTTTAGGCTTGTTAGTCCAGTAGGGTGTGCTATGGAAGTTAGTCCTAACGCAACTAAAATCGAAGATGGTGCGTTGCGCTACGCGACAACACACCCTACAAAAGTTCAACCATAGGTGTACTCTGCTAATATGCAAGTGGTCGATGATCTACCCACACCGCTATGACAACAACTATTGACTTTCTCAGCCATCTTAACCCCAGCCAACGTCAAGCTGTCGAACATTATTGCGGCCCTTTGTTAGTTGTTGCTGGCGCTGGTTCGGGTAAAACACGAGCGTTAACTTATCGTATTGCTAATCTGATTCTCAAACACAGTGTAGATCCTGAGCATATCCTGGCGGTTACCTTCACTAATAAAGCCGCACGGGAAATGAAGGAACGGATTCAAAAGCTATTTGCTGAAAATTTGGCTATGAAACAACATGGTCAAAAATTTGATTTGTTGACGGAATACCAACAAATGCAATTGCGATCGCAAGTCTATAAAAATACGATTAAAGACTTGTGGTGTGGCACTTTTCACAGTTTATTTTCCCGGATTCTGCGTTTTGATGTAGACAAATACCAAGACGAAAAAGGCAGACGTTGGAATCGCAATTTCTCTATCTTTGACGAATCCGATGTCATGAGTCTGATGAAAGAAATTGTGAATAAACAGCTAAATTTAGACGATAAGAAGTTTGATGCTCGTTCTGTGCGCTACGCGATTAGTAATGCGAAGAACCAAGGCTTATCACCCCAGGAGTTTGAGCGCGAACAGCCTAATTATCGGGGTAGGGTAATCGCTCAAGTTTACAATTGTTATCAAGATAAGTTAGCAGAAAATAATGCTCTCGATTTTGATGACTTAATTCTAGTACCTACAAGATTATTTCAGCAAAATGAGCAGGTTTTAGGTTATTGGCACCGCAAGTTTGGCCATATTCTTGTAGATGAATATCAAGATACTAACCGCACTCAGTATGATTTGATTCGGCTGTTAGTAACTAATGGTGAAGAAAGCAAGAGTGCATGGGAATGGCAAAATCGCTCAGTATTTGTGGTGGGTGATGCGGATCAGTCGATTTACAGTTTTAGAATGGCTGATTTCACCATCTTGTTAGAATTTCAGCAAGACTTTGGCGATGGTTTAGATGATGATGATACTCGCTCGATGGTGAAGCTAGAGGAAAATTATCGCTCTTGTGAGAATATTCTGCAAGCAGCTAATGAATTAATTGAAAATAATACTCAACGGATTGATAAAATACTGAAAGCCACGCGGGGAACGGGTGAGCAGATTTATTGTCATAAAGCAGATAATGAAATGGAAGAAGCCGAGTTTGTCATTGGGCAAATTCGCACTTTAGAACAGCAAAATCCTGAATTAGATTGGGGTAGCTTTGCCATACTTTATCGGACTAATGCCCAATCACGACCTTTTGAAGAATTGTTAGTGAGGAATCAAATTCCTTATACAGTGGTGGGGGGAATGAAGTTTTACGATCGCAAAGAAATTAAAGATGTTATAGCTTATTTAAGAGCGATCGCTAACCCTGCGGATACAGTTAGTTTACTCCGAGTTATCAATACTCCCCGGCGTGGTATTGGTAAAGCCACCATTGAAAGCTTAGTTAACGCTTCCTATGAATTGGGGACACCCCTGTGGGAAATACTCAGCGATGAAACATCTGTTAATACATTAGCTGGACGTTCGGCGAAAGCTGTGAATAACTTTGCCAAAATGATCAGCAAGTGCAAAGAACAAGCAGCAACGGTTCCAGTTTCCGAACTTTTACAAGAACTGTTAAATGAGTCTGGTTATATTCAAGACTTACAAAATCAAGGCACAGATGAAGCCGAAGATAGAATCCAAAACGTCCAGGAACTTTACAACGCCGTACTCCAATTTCAAGAAGAAAGCGAAGATGTTTCCCTAACAGCTTTTCTGCAAAGTAGCGCCCTCAGTTCTGATTTGGATAATTTAAAGGACGGGCAAAAAGCAGTATCTTTAATGACTTTGCACTCTTCTAAAGGACTGGAATTTCCCGTAGTGTTTTTAGTGGGTTTGGAACAGGGTTTATTTCCTAATTACCGTTCTATAAACAACCCAGAATCCTTAGAAGAGGAACGCCGTCTGTGTTATGTGGGAATTACTCGCGCCCAAGAACGGTTATATATATCACACGCTCGTGAACGGCGCTTGTATGGTTCTCGTGAACCGGCGATGCGATCGCAATTTCTCGATGAATTACCGGAAGAACTATTAAATACTCGCAATAAAGGTCGTCATACGCAGACCAAAACTGCTGCTAAAGCTGGTGGTAAGCCCTATACACCCCACAATTGGCAAGTAGGCGATCGCGTCTTACATAAATCCTTTGGTATTGGTGAAATTACGCACGTTTTTGGTGAAAGTAATAAGGTGTCTGTGGCGATTAAATTCGCCAGTTTGGGACAAAAAATTGTTGACCCCAGGTTAGCGCAGTTGCAAAAAGTGGAGTAATATTTTTGGGTTCTATAAAGATTTAAGCTAATTCTATTTCTTCAAAGTGTTCAACAGTGGGAAATGGCTCATAGAAATGATGCAGCAAGTTTTTCCACTCTTGATACTCAGCAGAACCTCTAAATCCTACCGTATGATCTTCTAAAGTTTCCCATTTAACAAGTAATAAATATTTATCTTGAGCTTCGATGCATCTATGAAGTTCGTGGGATAAATATCCTTTACTTGAAGAGATAATACTAGAAGCTTTTTTGAAAGCAGATTCAAAATTATCTTCCAGTCCAGGTTTGATATTTAGGATAACTGCCTCTAATATCATACACTTTTTCCTGATCAGTTGATGTGATTTAGTATAAATTGTTGATTTTAGGGTAGCACAATTGCAAAGAGTAGATTGAGATATGTTTAAATATATTGCTTAATTATATAGGCGATCGCAGCACAAAACTCTTCGTATTGACCGTTGGTATTGAATTGAGAAAAACTGAGAAATAGTTTTTGTTTCTCATCATTTGTGAGTTCTTCAAAGCCTTCCAATATGCCGTCTATGGCATCACTACGCAAACTTTTCAATTTGTCAATATTGAGTCCTAGCTTATTAATTGTTGTATCGGCAGCATCTTTTTTGTCTGGACTTTGTTGTGCTAAAATCTGCCCATCTTCTGTATATCTAAAGTAATCAGCGCAATTAACATCTAAAGGCGAAACCATTAAATTATCATCGTACCATTTATCTTTTTTTTTACCGCAATGCAAAGGTTCTTTACGTATAGTATCTTTTTGACATGAAGCCAACATATTTTTGTAGTCTAGCGCTAACTCAGGATAATTTGTTCTTGGTTTTAAATGTTCAATATGGCTATTATCACTATTAATCTGTCTTCCACAGTAACAACAAATAAACCCTTTTTCTTGTAACAAAGATTGATGTACATCAAGTTTTTCAGGGTTACTGAAATTTTCCCAACTTGGTTGCCAATCGTCATTTGCTATTTGTTTCCAAGCGGTCAAGCTTTGCGTTTCTTCACTTTTTTGAATATATTTCAACGCTTCAAAATCTCCTTGCGCCTAATAGATACACGTGCCTTTACCAATTCTCCTTCATCTTCTCCGATGATTTCGGCAATATCTTGAGATAGTTGCCTAGCATCGTCAAGATTTCCTGCTTCGATTAGTCTAAACAACTCATGTAAACGATCCTTAATTTTTTGCGGTCGTGCCGGAACACCCATGAGGTCTTCTAAAATACGATTGCTATCTCTCCCAAAGGAACTTTCTGGACGTTTAGCGATAACACCTTTATCTGTTTTTTCTAAAAGATAAATTCCTTCTGGTTTGACATCACTAATTACTTGAGGAGAATGAGTAGTTACAATAAATTGACAATTAGGAAATGTTCTTGTCAAATCTGGAATAATTCCTCTTTGCCATTTCGGGTGTAAGTGCAGTTCAATTTCATCAATTAAAATAATACCACTACCTTGCAGTGGATCTGGTAAACCGGGATTAGCAATTGCCAAACGTCTAGCTAAATCTCCCACCATTGCCAACAAGCACTTCTCTCCATCAGATAGCTGATTAACTATGAGTTCTTCACCTTGTTTTTGTAAAGTCATTCTTAAGGGAGAACGCCGTACCCGTAAATTAGAAAAACTTGGAATTAGTGAAGTTATGGCTTGTCTCACTGCTACTAATTGCTTATCCCTATAAGCAGTATTATTTTCTAGACGCAATTCATTCTCTAAATCTTCTTGCTTTCTAAACCATTCAAAGAAAATTCTAAACTCAGTTCCTAATCCTGTCTTTACATTTCCTGTAAGTGCATTTTCATAGGCATCTATTTGTTCAAATGAATGCTTTGTCCGAATCTTAAATGGAATATCCAAAACTGCCCGATTCGTCGAGTAATAAACTACGATAGGGATATTAAATCCAAGAGATGTATGTAATTTCCTTTTAATACTTTCAGCAACTTTTGTCATGGCTGATAGGTTACTGCTGGTATCTTTATTACGTCCTTTTTTGATTTTTGTCAAAGACCATGTTATTTCTTCAGAATCAAATGAAGTATTAATCTCGTTATGTGTTTCCTTCTCTCCATTAGTAATATCTTCTTCTGTAAAAAATCTTCCCGAAGGCGTAGAATGTTGAATAGAGCTAGTAAAACGTGACAAAAGAATAGTCAGACAGTCAATAATACTCGATTTACCTACGCCGTTAATACCAATTAAAACAGTTGGTTCATTTTGATTAAAATCCAACGTCAAATCGCCGATTCCACGGAAGGATTGCATTTTTAGACGCTTGACTTTCATAGTTTTAACTCAACAGAATACAGTTTATTTACTAGTCCCCTCCTCGCTTGCGGGGAGGGGGGTGGGGTTCAAGTACCTACTCAACTGAGAAACGCTATATTAAGCTGATTGAAACTGAATCACACCATAATCAAAAATCCGTTTATCAGTACCCATAGCACTCACTTCAATTCTGTCTGGATAAACATTATAGGCAGCAAAAGCCAATCTGTCAGCAGAACGTTGTGTCCACTCAGAACGCCCTACAGCACGAACACCTGCACCACTCCCAGTAGTTAAATAAGTTGTGCCATCAATAGCATGAGTCCGCTCATAATGATGGTCGTGACCATTGATGTAAAGTTGCACATTGTACTTTTTAAATAAAGGCGCGAAACGTTTAATCAGTCTTTGACTAACTCCATAGTGACCTGATGAATAAAAGGGATTATGCCCAAATACCACTTTCCAAGGTGCATCACTAAGGCTTAATTCTTGCTCTAACCAAACTACTTGTTTTTCCCAATCAGCATTACCGTTAGTATCTAAAGCAAAAAACTGTACAGCGTCACGGCGAAATGTGTAATAACGCCCCTGCATATTAAAGCCGGGATATTTAATTTGTGGGTCACCATTTTCGGTGCGAATATCGTGATTACCTAAACAAGCATGGAATTTTACGCCCTGAGACAATAATTCTTTATAGGGACGCTCAAAAACTGCACCGATTTTTTCAATTTCGCCATCATTGTAAATGTTGTCTCCAGCTAAAACCACTAAATCATAAGGGTTTTTCTGGTGATAATAATTCATCGCCCCAGCTACAGCATATTGACCTCTAGCGCCTGTCCCTGTGTCTGCAACAGAGGTAAAACGTAATAGTAAGTCGTTTTTGGGTGGGGTGGCGGCTATAACTGCTGAATTTGCAATATTAGCAATTTGGCTATTTTGACGAGCTAGCTTCCAGCCTACAAGTCCTGTGCCAATTGTGCCAAGACTACCTAAAAATAAGAATTGTCGGCGTTTCAGGTTCATAAACTTACCAAACTCAATACCTAGTCAGTTTAACAGCACTTTTTTGGTGATACATTAAGGCACAACAGGCAGCAGCAATAATAATGCTAGTTATTTGTCTTTAAGTCGCTGTTTTTGGGGAAAGTTCCATGTCACAAGACAATCAAAACTCACAACCTGATTCGTCTCGCGAACCCGAAGCCAATCAGTCCCGCCAAGCATCCTTTTGGAAAGTTAAAATTATCCAAATTCTCCGAGGGACGATTGGAATTTTAGAAACGACGGTAGTCAAACTAGAGACTTCACCTCCAGCAGGTACTGAAGAAACTCCCAGTTTTTGGCAAGGTCTGGAAACACAATGGAATAGATTTTTAAGACAAGTCCGCTTGTTTCTACCATCAAATGTGTCTAACAATTTGTCAGATCCAGTTTTGACGGGCATTTTAGCGGTAATTACTGTGGCGGGAATTTGGTCAACTACAACCCTTTTTGCTCAGAAGCCGACTGAAGTGGCGACAGTTCCCCCAGTTGAGGAAGTTCCCGCACCTACACCGACAATAACTATTCCACCAGAGTTAACAGCACCGGAACCTATCCCCGAATCAACGCCAACGCCGGAACCTATTCCCGAACCAACACCAACGCCAGAACCTATACCAGAACCTACGCCGGAACCTACGCCGATCATCAAATTGACACCAGAAGAATCCTTGATTGCAGCTATTGAAAATCAAGTAGCCGAAATAAGCGCTCGCTTTGCCTCTGGTCTGATACAGTCAATACAAGCTAACTTCCGCACCAGTAATTTGACTATCAAAATTAATGATGATTGGTACACTCTCCCAAAATCTGAACAACAGCAACTAGCTGGGGAAATATTACAACGTTCTCAAGAACTTGACTTTACTCATCTAGAAATTATCGACTCCCAAGACAAGCTGATAGCACGTAACCCAGTGGTTGGTAATGAGATGATTATTTTTCAACCGCAAAGAAACTTAACATAACATTCTGCCAATTATTATTCAATTAGTTGAGTCGCATTAGGACTTTGATATGTTTAGACGCTGGTTTGCCAACAACTTGGGAGTAGGACAAGCTCGTAAAGAGCAAGTATACCTGGAAATATGTAGTTCACTCAGCCTTGACGATGCTAGCTATTGGATTCAAGTTTTGTTCGCGGCTGGTATTGCTACCCTGGGACTAGTCTTGAATAGTCCCGCTGTAATCATTGGCGCGATGCTGATTTCTCCACTTATGGGAGGGATTTTAGCCAATGGACTCGCACTAGCTGCGGGTGACGTAATCTTAGCCATGCGCTCACTGCTGAATTTGTTATTGAGTTGTCTGGTGGCTATTTCCTTTGCTGTGTTACTGGTGACATTACTGCCATTTAAGGAAATTACCAGTGAGATTTTAGCTAGAACTCGACCTAATATTTTGGATTTAGTCATCGCCCTATTTTCTGGTGCAGTGGGGTCTGTGGCAATTTGTAAAGAACCCAAAGGCGTAGCTACTTCCATTCCTGGTGTGGCGATCGCAGTTGCTTTGATGCCGCCATTATGCGTTGTAGGATACGGTATCGGGGTCGCTATCAGCCTCAATAGGGTGCAAGGATTACAGGTAGCTAGTGGTGGGGGATTACTTTTTTTTACCAACTTGGTAGCGATTACCTTTACTGCCATGTTGGTATTTCTGGCACTACATATCGACAATGATCAGGTTAGACAAAGAGTTCGGGAATGGCGACACACACATCCTGAAAGTGTCTGGGTTCAGACTTTATTGGAAAAATTACCGTTTTATGGCAAATTAGGCAAAATTGGCTCCCTTCCGGGGAGATTATTGTTAATTTTTATTACCATTGGCGTGATTATTTTCCCACTCAATCGTTCTCTGACCCAACTGGGACGGGAAATTGCTCTACAGCAACAGGATAATCGTAACCGGAGTTCGGCAAGGGACGTGTGGGAGAAAAACTTTGCGACTTTTCCCGATGGTGAACCACGTTCTTTCATTAGCAATATCTCGACATCAGAACAAAATGACAAGCTGACAATTCAACTTCAGGTGTTTACGAGTCAGCAATATTCACCAGATGAACAGGATATTTATATTCAACAGCTAGCCGCCCGTTTGGGAAGGCTTCCAGAATTATTAACACTGAAGTTGGTGGAAATTCCTACTGCTTCCA comes from the Nodularia sp. NIES-3585 genome and includes:
- the pcrA gene encoding DNA helicase PcrA, which codes for MTTTIDFLSHLNPSQRQAVEHYCGPLLVVAGAGSGKTRALTYRIANLILKHSVDPEHILAVTFTNKAAREMKERIQKLFAENLAMKQHGQKFDLLTEYQQMQLRSQVYKNTIKDLWCGTFHSLFSRILRFDVDKYQDEKGRRWNRNFSIFDESDVMSLMKEIVNKQLNLDDKKFDARSVRYAISNAKNQGLSPQEFEREQPNYRGRVIAQVYNCYQDKLAENNALDFDDLILVPTRLFQQNEQVLGYWHRKFGHILVDEYQDTNRTQYDLIRLLVTNGEESKSAWEWQNRSVFVVGDADQSIYSFRMADFTILLEFQQDFGDGLDDDDTRSMVKLEENYRSCENILQAANELIENNTQRIDKILKATRGTGEQIYCHKADNEMEEAEFVIGQIRTLEQQNPELDWGSFAILYRTNAQSRPFEELLVRNQIPYTVVGGMKFYDRKEIKDVIAYLRAIANPADTVSLLRVINTPRRGIGKATIESLVNASYELGTPLWEILSDETSVNTLAGRSAKAVNNFAKMISKCKEQAATVPVSELLQELLNESGYIQDLQNQGTDEAEDRIQNVQELYNAVLQFQEESEDVSLTAFLQSSALSSDLDNLKDGQKAVSLMTLHSSKGLEFPVVFLVGLEQGLFPNYRSINNPESLEEERRLCYVGITRAQERLYISHARERRLYGSREPAMRSQFLDELPEELLNTRNKGRHTQTKTAAKAGGKPYTPHNWQVGDRVLHKSFGIGEITHVFGESNKVSVAIKFASLGQKIVDPRLAQLQKVE
- a CDS encoding antibiotic biosynthesis monooxygenase translates to MILEAVILNIKPGLEDNFESAFKKASSIISSSKGYLSHELHRCIEAQDKYLLLVKWETLEDHTVGFRGSAEYQEWKNLLHHFYEPFPTVEHFEEIELA
- a CDS encoding AAA family ATPase, which gives rise to MKVKRLKMQSFRGIGDLTLDFNQNEPTVLIGINGVGKSSIIDCLTILLSRFTSSIQHSTPSGRFFTEEDITNGEKETHNEINTSFDSEEITWSLTKIKKGRNKDTSSNLSAMTKVAESIKRKLHTSLGFNIPIVVYYSTNRAVLDIPFKIRTKHSFEQIDAYENALTGNVKTGLGTEFRIFFEWFRKQEDLENELRLENNTAYRDKQLVAVRQAITSLIPSFSNLRVRRSPLRMTLQKQGEELIVNQLSDGEKCLLAMVGDLARRLAIANPGLPDPLQGSGIILIDEIELHLHPKWQRGIIPDLTRTFPNCQFIVTTHSPQVISDVKPEGIYLLEKTDKGVIAKRPESSFGRDSNRILEDLMGVPARPQKIKDRLHELFRLIEAGNLDDARQLSQDIAEIIGEDEGELVKARVSIRRKEILKR
- a CDS encoding retron system putative HNH endonuclease; the encoded protein is MKYIQKSEETQSLTAWKQIANDDWQPSWENFSNPEKLDVHQSLLQEKGFICCYCGRQINSDNSHIEHLKPRTNYPELALDYKNMLASCQKDTIRKEPLHCGKKKDKWYDDNLMVSPLDVNCADYFRYTEDGQILAQQSPDKKDAADTTINKLGLNIDKLKSLRSDAIDGILEGFEELTNDEKQKLFLSFSQFNTNGQYEEFCAAIAYIIKQYI
- a CDS encoding ATP-binding protein is translated as MKTQKPIPVDSSSESKKVPVEEPSTNELPTIEFPSRGKLKASSWRIHQKIGYGYFVAIGIGFFGSLTGLVIANYYRGREIRQFNQAQEQRELLTNYKDAVLEAKLYSSNLVAVLENSQGLPHKKKQFLQSVNTAKSLEQEITEYIDTKPDRLAATSSNLQVLLQDYGISLKLYVDEIEAVLQEIYLQQAQPEQTAIVREQLLKIMRGETAMQLEQLSQRLTNILKIAEKQEKARQQDVEQAKKVERFIVMMSMLVSVAIAAIVAWRTSRAIAEPVIIVTQVAEQVARKSNFDLRAPVTTEDEIGLLAKSLNRLIERVSERTKELEQAKELAEAASKAKSVFLANVSHELRTPLNAVIGLSQLLQDDATDLELSGDFITDLETINSAGRHLLELINDILDLSKIEAGKMTLYPETFEIATLINNVVLTVKSAMDKNNNILEVYCDQQLGTMYADQTRMRQVLLNLLSNAAKFTTNGKVILTVKNEKTNLLPESPLGVITFSVADTGIGMSHSQQQQLFKPFTQGDTSTTKRYGGTGLGLAISRHFCRMMGGEVLVKSQPGVGSIFTVHLPLTMQD
- a CDS encoding metallophosphoesterase produces the protein MNLKRRQFLFLGSLGTIGTGLVGWKLARQNSQIANIANSAVIAATPPKNDLLLRFTSVADTGTGARGQYAVAGAMNYYHQKNPYDLVVLAGDNIYNDGEIEKIGAVFERPYKELLSQGVKFHACLGNHDIRTENGDPQIKYPGFNMQGRYYTFRRDAVQFFALDTNGNADWEKQVVWLEQELSLSDAPWKVVFGHNPFYSSGHYGVSQRLIKRFAPLFKKYNVQLYINGHDHHYERTHAIDGTTYLTTGSGAGVRAVGRSEWTQRSADRLAFAAYNVYPDRIEVSAMGTDKRIFDYGVIQFQSA
- a CDS encoding DUF389 domain-containing protein, with translation MFRRWFANNLGVGQARKEQVYLEICSSLSLDDASYWIQVLFAAGIATLGLVLNSPAVIIGAMLISPLMGGILANGLALAAGDVILAMRSLLNLLLSCLVAISFAVLLVTLLPFKEITSEILARTRPNILDLVIALFSGAVGSVAICKEPKGVATSIPGVAIAVALMPPLCVVGYGIGVAISLNRVQGLQVASGGGLLFFTNLVAITFTAMLVFLALHIDNDQVRQRVREWRHTHPESVWVQTLLEKLPFYGKLGKIGSLPGRLLLIFITIGVIIFPLNRSLTQLGREIALQQQDNRNRSSARDVWEKNFATFPDGEPRSFISNISTSEQNDKLTIQLQVFTSQQYSPDEQDIYIQQLAARLGRLPELLTLKLVEIPTASNELLRPAPQEKPPEPVLTIAQLQSTFVQEVQSALRDLRLPPPAEMVNYELVNSPVAPLRIRVLYLSERDIDRDAQNLVADSVRSRLDYESAQVSMQRIASDLGTISFENGQSELSSDNTQLLDRAGQILQQQPSLNLEMIVNQEEDELAEIVPERAQAIVEYLESQWQISSDDRIDWQTGTESQRSAILKLTVKSRRKPPVATMPESP